A region of the Sphingobium sp. HWE2-09 genome:
GACCCATAAATTACGAGGTCGAGATGGAGACGAAAATGGCCGGTGGGAGGGAGAGCGCGCCGCGAGATAGCGGGGCTATCTTGCAAGCGTTCGACCGCGCCACCGGCCATTTTCGTCCCACCCCCTCCTTAACGAAAGAATTGGGGGGCAGGATTGTCCGGGCGCTGTGGCACGTCGAAGCTCTCGACCGGGCAATTTTGCCCGCTCTTCGCGCTTCTCCTCCCACAGCATTCCGGGCAATTCTGTCTTGATCCTCGTAATTTATGGGTCTGCACCCTAATGCGCGAACAGGTCGCCCTGCCGGGGAGGGGCCGCCCGGCGTGATGGCGCGGGGCTGCCGATCAGCACCCGCGCCCGACCTGTCAAGATATAGACCGCCTGTCGTTGCGCCCCGCGATTGAGATGATCGACGCGATAGCCCTGATAATGGCGTTTGAGCAGGCCCGCCTTGACCAGTTCGGACGCCGCGCGGCTAAGATTGGTCTTGCCTGACGCGCGGACGCGATTGCGCACTTCCTCCTGCACCAGCCTATCGTCGGATGCGGCGTCGCCTGAGAGCTTGGCGTCCCGGCGCAATTCGTCGCGCACCCGTTCCACCAATGCCATGCGGCGCGGGTCGCGATGACCCATGGGCGTGAGCGCATCGCATAGCCAGTCGCGCAGCGGCATAAGCCCATTGTCCACCCGGACCAGCGGCCCGGCGCTGCCGTCCGGCCGCGCTACGTCGGCGATCAGCGTTAACAGCATGAAGGCGTAGCGTGGCCGCGAGCAGCAATGCGACAATTGGTCGAGCAACAGCGAAAGGTCGCTGCCGCCAGGCGTGCGGGAAGGAACGGGCATGGGAAACATATCGTGAATCAAGCACAGTGTGAGTCGGATGTGAATCCACTTTCTTTCGGCCCTGTCAGTTTGTCGGCTGTGACACTTTACCCGCTGGCAAAGTGTCATTGGGGAAACTTTGGTGTCGTGACGGGCCGCAAGATTGGTGATCGGGTTTGTGGACAGCGGGGCGGGGGGCTTTTGGAGGTGTCATATGGCCATGGCGATCGGGGCGCCTGGGGCGGGCGACTCTTGTCTTGGGAATGACCGAAGGCAAAGGGCTGTGCTTTATGGGGAAGCGCCAAGCCTCGACCAGGCCTGGCTATGCGTTCACACCCCATCGCAGGCCGCATGACATTTTTTTGAAAAAGCCGGTTGACCGACTCAGATGACCCGCCTAGAGGGCTGTTCACCGGACGGGGCGCTGCCAGCAGGTAGCGCTCGGAACGGTCGCCAACATAAACGGACAACAGTCCTCCGAAACGCAAGGATCGGGGAGGCACGGTTGTCCGCTCTAATGTTGGAAGGGTTCTTTGACATTGTGATTGAGATGAAGGGACATGTGGGCGGCGGCTCCGGTCTATGGCGGCTTTCAGGCGTCATGTGATCGGTTAAATTAGGCCGTTCCTTATTGGAGCCTTTCGAGCTTGCTCGGAGGGTTGTCTATATGTCTCAATATATTCCACAAGACTATATTGTGCAGGAATGGCTCCTGGAAATGAGCGGTTATATTTGGCCTTATTCCGGCTGGATGTAACTGGACATCAAACTTGAGAGTTTGATCCTGGCTCAGAACGAACGCTGGCGGCATGCCTAATACATGCAAGTCGAACGATCCCTTCGGGGATAGTGGCGCACGGGTGCGTAACGCGTGGGAATCTGCCCTTGGGTTCGGAATAACAGTTGGAAACGACTGCTAATACCGGATGATGACGCCAAAGAGATTTGGAGTCCAAAGATTTATCGCCCAAGGATGAGCCCGCGTAGGATTAGCTAGTTGGTGGGGTAAAGGCCTACCAAGGCGACGATCCTTAGCTGGTCTGAGAGGATGATCAGCCACACTGGGACTGAGACACGGCCCAGACTCCTACGGGAGGCAGCAGTAGGGAATATTGGACAATGGGGGCAACCCTGATCCAGCAATGCCGCGTGAGTGATGAAGGCCTTAGGGTTGTAAAGCTCTTTTACCCGAGATGATAATGACAGTATCGGGAGAATAAGCTCCGGCTAACTCCGTGCCAGCAGCCGCGGTAATACGGAGGGAGCTAGCGTTGTTCGGAATTACTGGGCGTAAAGCGCACGTAGGCGGCGATTTAAGTCAGAGGTGAAAGCCCGGGGCTCAACCCCGGAACTGCCTTTGAGACTGGATTGCTAGAATCTTGGAGAGGCGGGTGGAATTCCGAGTGTAGAGGTGAAATTCGTAGATATTCGGAAGAACACCAGTGGCGAAGGCGGCCCGCTGGACAAGTATTGACGCTGAGGTGCGAAAGCGTGGGGAGCAAACAGGATTAGATACCCTGGTAGTCCACGCCGTAAACGATGATAACTAGCTGCTGGGGCACATGGTGTTTCAGTGGCGCAGCTAACGCATTAAGTTATCCGCCTGGGGAGTACGGTCGCAAGATTAAAACTCAAAGGAATTGACGGGGGCCTGCACAAGCGGTGGAGCATGTGGTTTAATTCGAAGCAACGCGCAGAACCTTACCAACGTTTGACATCCCTATCGCGGTTACCAGAGATGGTTTCCTTCAGTTCGGCTGGATAGGTGACAGGTGCTGCATGGCTGTCGTCAGCTCGTGTCGTGAGATGTTGGGTTAAGTCCCGCAACGAGCGCAACCCTCGCCTTTAGTTGCCATCATTTAGTTGGGTACTCTAAAGGAACCGCCGGTGATAAGCCGGAGGAAGGTGGGGATGACGTCAAGTCCTCATGGCCCTTACGCGTTGGGCTACACACGTGCTACAATGGCGACTACAGTGGGCAGCCACTCCGCGAGGAGGAGCTAATCTCCAAAAGTCGTCTCAGTTCGGATCGTTCTCTGCAACTCGAGAGCGTGAAGGCGGAATCGCTAGTAATCGCGGATCAGCATGCCGCGGTGAATACGTTCCCAGGCCTTGTACACACCGCCCGTCACACCATGGGAGTTGGATTCACTCGAAGGCGTTGAGCTAACCGCAAGGAGGCAGGCGACCACAGTGGGTTTAGCGACTGGGGTGAAGTCGTAACAAGGTAGCCGTAGGGGAACCTGCGGCTGGATCACCTCCTTTCTAAGGATCGTGACGAAAGCGCTAAGGCTTGACCTTAGAAGAGCTTCGTCATTTCCAAAGAACATTGCCGCCGTCCTCATGTCCCTTCATCACTAGAGATTAGCGCAACGGTAACGTTGTGCTGATAGCTGAGCAGGCTCCAAGCGTCTCGCGCTGCTGTAACAAGCAGCCTGCGAAGCAGCTGGGCCGGTAGCTCAGGTGGTTAGAGCGCACGCCTGATAAGCGTGAGGTCGGAGGTTCAACTCCTCCCCGGCCCACCAGATCGCTTCGCGATCTGGAGTCTTTGACAGGTGCTCAGGCGCCGCCGAACGCATCCGCGTTCTTGGCTATTCGCCGCATAAGCGGCGGCGGCCGGTTGGCCTTGCGAAGGCTTCGCCTTCGTTGGTGCATGTCATCGACGTATATGGTGAGGGGCCTTAGCTCAGCTGGGAGAGCGGTTGCTTTGCAAGCATCAGGTCATCGGTTCGATCCCGATAGGCTCCACCATTGCGTAGCGATATATCGCGGAGCGGCGAAAGCCCTCAGTTCTCTAGAGATGAAGAGTAGCGGTTTACCAGCTTAGGCTGGTGATATGGCGTACAGATGTACGCCTCTTTGACATTGTGAATGGGTTTTTTAATCGATGCCGTGGCGACATGGGGTTGGTTTTTGGTGCTTGCCGCAAGGCAGGTGACAAAGGCTGATCTGATGATCGTTCACACAAGATTATCTGGCTGAGTTTAATAACCACACGAAAGCTAACGGCGAATGCTACCCAGTATTGTCGTTGGTGGTGTGGACTCTCAAGCGTGAGGTAAGGGCATCTGGTGAATGCCTTGGCATGTACAGGCGATGAAGGACGTGGCACGCTGCGATAAGCGTGGGGGAGCCGTGAGCAGGCTTTGATCCCGCGATTTCCGAATGGGATAACCCACCTTCACCATTTAAGACTGGTCCTGAGGAAACTCAGGCCCCGTGTTAAATGGGAGAGGTATCACTAAGCTGAATAAAATAGGCTTTGGTGAAGCGAACCCGGAGAACTGAAACATCTCAGTACCCGGAGGAAAAGACATCAACCGAGATTCCGTTAGTAGTGGCGAGCGAACGCGGACCAGGCCAGCGCCTGGGATATAGTTAGCAGAACGCTCTGGAAAGTGCGGCCATAGCGGGTGACAGCCCCGTATGCGAAAATGATATTCCAGGACTTGAGTAGGGCGGAGCACGTGAAACTCTGTCTGAACATGGGGGGACCACCCTCCAAGCCTAAATACTCGTACATGACCGATAGTGAACCAGTACCGTGAGGGAAAGGTGAAAAGCACCCCGATGAGGGGAGTGAAACAGTACCTGAAACCGGATGCCTACAAGCAGTGGGAGGGTCCTTGAGACCTGACCGCGTACCTCTTGCATAATGGGTCTGTGACTTAGTGTATCAAGCAAGCTTAAGCCGTTAGGTGTAGGCGCAGCGAAAGCGAGTCTGAATAGGGCGACCATGAGTTTGATGCATTAGACCCGAAACCCGGCGATCTATGCATGACCAGGTTGAAGGTGCGGTAACACGCACTGGAGGACCGAACCGTTCAATGTTGAAAAATTGTCGGATGAGTTGTGCTTAGGGGTGAAAGGCCAATCAAGCCGGGAAATAGCTGGTTCTCCGCGAAATCTATTGAGGTAGAGCGTCGGATGATTGCCGTTGGGGGTAGAGCACTGGATGGTTGCGGGGGTCGCGAGATCTACCAATACTAACCAAACTCCGAATACCAACGAGTCTAGTCCGGCAGACAGACGGCGGGTGCTAAGGTCCGTCGTCAAAAGGGAAACAGCCCTAACCTACAGCTAAGGTCCCCAAGTCATCACTAAGTGGGAAAGCATGTGGGATTTCCAAAACAACCAGGAGGTTGGCTTAGAAGCAGCCATCCTTTAAAGAAAGCGTAACAGCTCACTGGTCTAAATAAGAGATCCTGCGGCGAAGATGTAACGGGGCTAAAGTGATGCACCGAAGCTTAGGGTTCAGTCTTTGACTGAGCGGTAGCGGAGCGTTCCGTAGGCCGTTGAAGCGGAAGGGTAACCGACCGTGGAGGTATCGGAAGTGCGAATGCAGACATGAGTAGCGATTAACAGTGTGAGATGCACTGTCGCCGAAATTCCAAGGGTTCCTGCTTAAAGCTAATCTGAGCAGGGTAAGCCGGCCCCTAAGACGAGCCCGAAGGGGGTAGTCGATGGGAACCACGTTAATATTCGTGGGCCTGGAGGTGTGTGACGGATGGCGTAAATGGTCTGGGCTTATTGGATTGCTCCAGGCTGTGAAGTTGTCCCAGGAAATAGCCCCTCCGTATAGACCGTACCCTAAACCGACACAGGTGGAATGGTAGAGTATACCAAGGCGTTTGAGAGAAGTATCCTGAAGGAACTCGGCAAATTGCCTCCGTACCTTCGGAAGAAGGAGGCCCCATATATGCGCAAGCACTTATGGGGGGCACAGGCCAGGGGGTAGCGACTGTTTAGCAAAAACACAGGGCTCTGCTAAGTCGGCTTCAAGACGACGTATAGGGCCTGACGCCTGCCCGGTGCCTGAAGGTTAAGAGGAGGAGTGCAAGCTCTGAATTGAAGCCCAGGTAAACGGCGGCCGTAACTATAACGGTCCTAAGGTAGCGAAATTCCTTGTCGGGTAAGTTCCGACCTGCACGAATGGCGTAACGACTTCCCCACTGTCTCCAGGATATGCTCAGCGAAATTGAATTCTCCGTGAAGATGCGGAGTACCCGCGGTTAGACGGAAAGACCCCGTGCACCTTTACTGCAACTTCAGAGTGGCATTAGGAAAGAGCTGTGTAGCATAGGTGGGAGGCTTTGAAGCATCGACGCCAGTTGATGTGGAGCCATAGGTGAAATACCACCCTGCTGTTTTCTGATGTCTAACCTCGTACCGTTATCCGGTACAGGGACCCTCTGTGGTGGGTAGTTTGACTGGGGCGGTCGCCTCCTAAAGAGTAACGGAGGCGCGCGATGGTGGGCTCAGGACGGTTGGAAACCGTCTGTTAGAGTGCAATGGCATAAGCCCGCCTGACTGCGAGACTGACAAGTCGAGCAGAGACGAAAGTCGGTCATAGTGATCCGGTGGTCCCTCGTGGAAGGGCCATCGCTCAACGGATAAAAGGTACGCCGGGGATAACAGGCTGATGATTCCCAAGAGCTCATATCGACGGAATCGTTTGGCACCTCGATGTCGGCTCATCACATCCTGGGGCTGGAGCAGGTCCCAAGGGTTTGGCTGTTCGCCAATTAAAGTGGTACGTGAGCTGGGTTCAGAACGTCGCGAGACAGTTTGGTCCCTATCTGCCGTGGGCGTCGAAATTTGAGAGGAGTTGACCCTAGTACGAGAGGACCGGGTTGAACATACCTCTGGTGTACCTGTCGTCACGCCAGTGGCGCAGCAGGGTAGCTATGTATGGACGGGATAACCGCTGAAAGCATCTAAGCGGGAAGCCTCCCTCAAGATAAGATTTCTTAGGACCGTGGAAGACCACCACGTTGATAGATCGGATGTGGAAGTGCGGTAACGCATGAAGCTAACCGATACTAATTGTCCTATTCGCGCTTAAGAGTCCCACCATCAACGACAGCACTGGTTATCAGCGCATGTCAGCGACGGTCGGTTGTTAAGCCAGCCCAGATATAGCTTACAAACATACAAACCCGCCTGTTGGCAGGTTTGAACCCAACAAACCCGCCTGTTGGCGAGGTTTGCACCCAATATGTGCACGGCATCGATTATAACCCCCTTATATGCGCCCGCTTCATTGCTTGGTGACCATAGCGTCTGTGACCCACCCGATCCCATCCCGAACTCGGCCGTGAAACCAGTCTGCGCCGATGGTACTATTGCTCAAGCACTGGAAGAGTAGGGCGTCGCCAGGCATTGAAGCGCGCGCATATATCGGACACACAAAACCCATTCACTTTGTCGTTAGCGACCTCTGGTCGCGCCTCTGGCGCGGGATGGAGCAGCCCGGTAGCTCGTCAGGCTCATAACCTGAAGGTCGTAGGTTCAAATCCTACTCCCGCAACCAACGTAAAGACTTAGCGAACGCAGTGAGCTTAGGCTTTGCGTTGTCCCGGCGAACGCCGGGACCCACAACACCACACCCCGCCCACAAAGCGGGGTTTTTTAATGCCCCCAACCCGCGCGATCATCAGGCAAAGAGGCGACCATCCTGATCTGCCCCCACCGAGTGGACCGATTGGGGTGTTAGTAGATTAATCCCATCACCACCATATCCGGCCTTCGGTTCCGCTTCACTCCACCTCCGTCCGGATATGGCGGTGTCGCCGTTTCTGGTGCCGGTAGTCGGTATCCTAGGCTGCTATGCGGTGTAATGCTTCGATCAGCACCCTGGCCTCTGTGAGGCTGTAGAAGATCTCGCCATTGAGCAGTTCGTCGCGAAGCGACCTGTTAGCTTTCGTTATAGCCATTCTCCCATGATGATCCTGGCGCGATGTAGAGCGTATTTGGACGGCGGTCGCGATAAATTCGCTGCCATTATCGGAGCGTATATGTGCCGGAGGGCCGCGCGAGATGAACAGGTCGGCCAAGGCCGCCAGAACATCCTCGTGCTTGAGCTGCCGTGCCACGATGGGAGCCAGACATTAGTTGCGCTGGCCTTCGGCTCCCTTTGCCGCCTCCTTCAGGATCAGCTTGTCCAGCGTCAGGTCCCAGATCGCTCGGCGCAGCCGCTGATTTTCATTCTCCAGATCCTTCATCCGCCGTGCCTAGTCGGTCTTCAGCCCGCCATATTCCTTGCGCCAGCGATAATAGGTCTGCTCGCTGATCCCGATCCGACGGCATGCTTCGGCGGTCGAAGCCCCTGCGCCAGCACAATCTCAGCTTCACGCAGCTTGCCGATGATCTCTTCCGACTCGTGCTTCTTAAATAGCATCTGTCGTCCCTTTCGCGGTCCAAACTATCATAGTCTCTGGGACACTCAGCGGGGGGCAGATCAGACGATCGCGATCTGATTGTCGAACATGGTGTCTCCGAACAGTTCAAGGGTCTAAGAAATAGGCATCGCCATCGCACGAGCCTCGCTGGCGCAATTGTAAAAATCGACGGTGACGGGATTGGCGCTTATCCATGTGATATCGCCATCCTATCGAAGGACATGACAGATCTGCGTGGTAAGCAACGGAAGCTCGGCGTGCATGGCTGAAAGCTCCCGGCGCAACTGATACGAAGAGAGGGCCGCATTTATTGTCATGGGCGTGTTCATCTCCGCCGGGTACGTCTTAAACACCGATGGTCTCAGATAGGGTCCGAGAGGGTGACGAAGATTGCCAATATCTGCTTTTTATTTTTCGTTGCTCGAGGGGCGCCGAGCGAAAAGGCATCTATGGCTCAATTCCTAGTGCGCACCCTCATAATGACGGAGCTTTTGAATTTCCGCTTCATTGACTGGCGCCAATGCCAGCAGGTAATCACTCTTCAAATAACCGCCACGTTCATGCGGTGGGAGAACACAGCCCGCCTGTCCTGAAAAGGGCTTCGTTCTGAAGATGAAGCATTCGCAGTGCGGGGACTTAAAGCACCGCCAATTCACTTATATTGCCGCTATTGATTCCCCGTCGTTCGGGTTGTGATTTTCGCCACCAGCTGCACATTAGCATATCGGATCATCAGGGGTGGCTGAAAACCAGAATTTCCGCAGTTGGGGACTGCAAATCGAAGATTTACGACCATGTTGGTTCGATATCGTTGGGCGCTAGCTGAGACAAAGCATCGTTTTGGGCAAGGCCGTGAAACCTCAGCTTTTGGAGGAACTTCAATCAGTCTCCAACTTATTATTATCATCGTCCCGCGGCCTATTACCATGCGCAGAGCTGTACCATTTCTTTCGGTAAGTTGTTTTCCATCGTTCTGGTCATCTTCAATCTGCCAACATAACGCCCAGAGATATATGTTGTCGACGGAACTTCTGGCTTCAAAGAACCTACGTTCGGAAAAGACGTCGCCAGCCGACGACTACTCCACTGAGAGAAACGAGAATACCGGCCACAGACAGCATCCAGACCAAAATGTGCCGCAGTGGCGGCCAGATCAATAGCCATGGAAAGTCCAGACTATGCAGCGCGCTAAACAGCCAGCGATAGCTACGTCCACCTGATCCAACCTGACCGAGTAACGCACCGGTCATTGGATCGATGTGTATCCATGTCTGCGCAGGATCGTCGAATTTGAGCCGCAGCACGGGCAGCGGTCGGCTGTCGTCCCGCACGTTTCCAGTAGAATACCAATAGCGATCGGGACGTTTCAGCCGATCCACGCCGGTCAGCGTCGAGCCGGGCATGGCGGCCTGCGCAGTGATGATGATCCGGCCCTCATCCATCGACATTTGCTGCCCCGTAAGACCGTCCAGCAGCCGGGGCTTTCCCTCGCCCCATAAGGTGATAACTGGCCGACCGCCAACATAGGTGAAGCGAGCCTCGCGTGCACCTGTGGCTGCCCGCGTTAGCATCGCCACATTAGTAGCAGGAAAACCGGGGCGCGCTGTGCCATAGAGCCTTGCCACATCGCCACCCGCCTTGTCGCGCAATCCACCCCATGGGCTCATGGATAGCCAGCCGCTGAACACCCAGGTGATGACGAATAACCCGCCTACTAGCCCTGCGACATGGTGCCATTTCATCCAGCCGCGATAGGGGCTGACCGACCCTGATTTGTATCGTTTGTTCAACCGGACCCGCAACAGGCCGATCCAGACGCCCGCAATCGCCCCCAGCAGGCCGATGCCTGACGTCCACAGGACTGTCTGGCGCCATGGTTCCTGAAACACCCGCAACACCTCGAAATAGATCCAGTGCGGGATTGCGCCCAACCAGTTCCAGAATTGCTCATGTGCGGTCGTGTTCTGCACGACCTCACCGGTTTTTTGGCTGATGTAGACGTCGGTCGCTGCGGCATCGGCAAGCCTTACCCGCCAGAACGGAGCCATCGCCATGTAGGCGCGCGTGACAACCCATTGGTCATGGTCAACCGTAGTAATAGAGGCTGTCGGTGCGCCGGTAAGGGTGGAGGCAATCGCCTCCGCACGCGACGCATCGATCTGTGTGATTTCATCGCCCGTTTGCGCCGACACGGCGCGCCGCCCGTTGGGTGTGACGAACCGATAGACCGGTTCGCCACCCGTCATGCCAAGCCGCATTTCGGTTGGGAATGCAGCCAAATTCAGTTTCGCCAGTGCCCAATCTGGGCCAACATGCACCTGTTGCCATTCGATCGGCGCTGCCGTCGCAACCCGTTCCTCAGCGCGGAAGGAGGGGAAGGACACGTAGAGCATGACCAGTCCGGAGAAGAACCAGATAGCAAACAACAGGCATAAGGCGATGCCCGCCCAGCGATGGAAGACATAAAGCCAACGCTTCCCAGTCTTGGTCCAGGCGGTCAGCGAGAGTGGCGACTGCCTTGGCCGGGTCATGATTGCTATTTTAGAAAGCGACATGAAGGGTCGCCTCCACCGTGCGAGGATCGCCCAGCACCCATTGCGACGCTCCATAGGTCGCGCGCGCATAGATTTCGTTGAAGATGTTGCGCACCCGTACCGCCGCACTCGCACCTTCGACGAACTTCCAGCGGATACCGGCATCAGTTAAAGTGTAAGCAGGGACGACACGGCTGTTGGCCGCATCCTGATAGCGTTTGCCGACATAGCTGACACCGCCATCGACCACCCAGTCGTCGGCGAACGACCAACTGACGAACGCGTTGGCGCTTTTCGTGGCGACATTGCTGGGGCGGTTGCCTGCGCGCTGGAACAGAACCCCGCCCACCGATTCCGCAAAATCGTCGTAGCGCGCCCGCAGCAGCGCACCGTTGAGGGTAAGGCTCAAGCGATCGATCGGCTCAAGGAACAGCGACGCTTCGACACCGCGAGAAGATTGTTGGCCGACCTGTACCTGGATCGTGGGAATCAACGGATCGGATGTCAGCAGCTTGCGCTTGATGATGTCATACACCGCCAATGTCCACTGGCCCCGCGCGCCCCAGAAAATATGCTTGATGCCCGCTTCATATTGCCGACCGGTGGACAGGTCGAAATCACTCTGCGCCACACTGGTGGAGACGAGTGCTCCAACAGGATCGGCTGCGGTCGCATATTGGCCGTAGAGCGCGAGCGTCGGCACGGGATTATAGACGGCCCCGACCCGCCACGTGACGGCGTCCGGCGTCGACGTGAAATTGTTTGCCGCGTTCACATAGTCTGTCTTTGTAATTTCGGGCCGGTCGTAGCGCAGGCCGCCTACCAGAGAGAATTTCTCGCTGAACTGCAGCCGATCTTCGGCAAAGATTGAATATTGCCGGATCCTGTTGGTGTAACGGGGCTTGGTAGGCGCGCTGGCCTGATGGAGGAAAAGCGTGGAAGCCGGATCGTTCACATCGACCAGGCGGGTTGCGTTATTGCCGCTGTTGCTGACATTCTTGTAGCTGATACGGTTGATGTCGAAGCCGACAACCATCTGGTTCTCCAGTCCGCCCAGGCTATGGGTGAGATTGGCGGTCGTCCGGTTCCCGGTCTGCTTCTGGATATGATACAGTTCCAGGAAGCTGGATTGCCGGATTTTCGCGGCGCTGGTCGCCGTAGCAGGCACATAAGTTACGTTCTCTGCATTCTTCCAATATTTGTTGGCCCACAGATGATAGAAGGTACTGCCTATGGTCAGCGCATCGGATGCTGCCCATTCGATTTTCGCCTGGCTCCAATTGTCGCGGAAGCGCAGCCGGGCATCGTCGACATTATAGTTGTTCCGGCGTAGCGATCGATCCAGCTTTCCGTTGACCAGCGGGACGCCGAACCACGTCCGCGGATTTTGGTTACTATAGTCGTGGGACAGGGTGATGGAGAGCGTGTCCGTCGGCTTCAGGCGAATGGCCCCCGACAAGGCGAGCGCGTCGGAGTCGCCGCGGTCCATCCAGCCTTCCGACCGGCGATAACTTGCATCGGCCCGGAAGCCGACTGCGTCCGTAATCGGGCCGCCAGCGCCCGCCGCGACACTCAGACTGTCGAAGGATGCAATGCCGATGCGGCCGCTGACCTCCATCTGTTCGGACGGCTGCTTGCGTACGACGTTCACCGCGCCGCCGATGGCGCCCTCGCCATATAGAACGGAGGCTGGTCCACGCAGAATCTCCACGCTTTGCGCCATCCACGGGTCAGCCGGAAAGGTCAGCGTATTGTTGTACATCCGCATCCCGTCGTAGAGCGTCATCACCGAATTTTGTCCGGTGAAGCCGCGGGCGGACAGGCCATAGCCGAAGACCCCGGATGTGTTGACGATGCCCGTAGCGCGCGCGGCCGCATCCTGGATGGTCAGATCGCCCCGCAACCGGATGGCGTCGCCATCGAGCGTTTCTACGCTGGCGGGCATTTCGAGCGGTGTAAGCCCAAGGCGACTGGCTCCTTCGGTCTTCAGATTGAGCCGAAGCGGATCGACCACACCCGTCACGATGATGGCGTCAGGCGCGGCGTTGATATCTTCCGCCGGTGTCTGGGCATAACCAGCGGTCGGCAAAGACAGACCAACCGCAGCGAGCATGACGTTCTTGAAATACTGCATATAAACCCCCGTTCGTATCGCAGCGCACCTGTTGGGAGGGGCGCCAAGTGACAAGTTACGAACGGTTGGAGATGCGATGGCGCGAAGAAGGAGCGGTTGCCGCAACGTCGGGAACGCGCACGCAACCGCCTGGATTCCCGCACCTGCAGGACCAGCCGTTCGTTCGTCGCTCAGACGGAGTTCACCGTGCCGCGGCCATCCCCTGGACCAAGGCAAGAGCGACCAGACGTCGGCAGGTCTCCTGGCTCATGGGTCATCGCTTGATATACGGCCTTCCCAGGCCTCGCAGGATTTAGCGTCCGGCCCAGTGGCTGGCGGTTGGGGCACAATGCCGTCCGCACATGTATATCGCGCTCGCCACTTACAGTTGCAGGGACAGCTGCGGCATTGAATTCTCGAAAGAACCCGCACCGCATTCCCTTTTAATCCCCGTTTCCGGGGAACCGACGCGATCTTTGTCTGCATCCTGCCGAAGCTGGAGAGACCGACACGCTTTATGCGGCTGACTATCGTTTCGCAAGCAGTAGTCGCTGCTCATCGAACAGACCGACAATGATTAGCCCCGGACACAGCAGCCTCAAGTAGCAGACGGGAAGGCGGTTTTTCGGGGCGATGTCATCTAAAGCCAGCGTGCCACTCTCATACCAGCTGAAGCTGGCATCTCAGGGCGATGGTGCAATACGGTCGAACGTGGCCCTTCTCTTAAGCTTACCCCCCACTGCCCGAGACCATATCTTACGCGGGAGTGAAGTATGGGTTAGCGCTTTCTGGCGACATCGTACGCCAGAAGGGCTCAATTTTTATGCCGAAAACGTCGGGAGGGCGATCACCCCTCCCGTAATTTCCTTAGGCAGCATCAACCATGACGATCTCGCTATCTTCCATCGCGGTTACACGGATCACATCGACATCGTGGATGGCGGCACCGTCCCGGGCGTTGACCTGAACATTGTCGATTTTGATTACTCCAGTAGCGGGCACCAAATAGGCTTTGCGGTCCTTGCCAATGG
Encoded here:
- a CDS encoding PepSY domain-containing protein; this translates as MSLSKIAIMTRPRQSPLSLTAWTKTGKRWLYVFHRWAGIALCLLFAIWFFSGLVMLYVSFPSFRAEERVATAAPIEWQQVHVGPDWALAKLNLAAFPTEMRLGMTGGEPVYRFVTPNGRRAVSAQTGDEITQIDASRAEAIASTLTGAPTASITTVDHDQWVVTRAYMAMAPFWRVRLADAAATDVYISQKTGEVVQNTTAHEQFWNWLGAIPHWIYFEVLRVFQEPWRQTVLWTSGIGLLGAIAGVWIGLLRVRLNKRYKSGSVSPYRGWMKWHHVAGLVGGLFVITWVFSGWLSMSPWGGLRDKAGGDVARLYGTARPGFPATNVAMLTRAATGAREARFTYVGGRPVITLWGEGKPRLLDGLTGQQMSMDEGRIIITAQAAMPGSTLTGVDRLKRPDRYWYSTGNVRDDSRPLPVLRLKFDDPAQTWIHIDPMTGALLGQVGSGGRSYRWLFSALHSLDFPWLLIWPPLRHILVWMLSVAGILVSLSGVVVGWRRLFRT
- a CDS encoding TonB-dependent receptor — its product is MQYFKNVMLAAVGLSLPTAGYAQTPAEDINAAPDAIIVTGVVDPLRLNLKTEGASRLGLTPLEMPASVETLDGDAIRLRGDLTIQDAAARATGIVNTSGVFGYGLSARGFTGQNSVMTLYDGMRMYNNTLTFPADPWMAQSVEILRGPASVLYGEGAIGGAVNVVRKQPSEQMEVSGRIGIASFDSLSVAAGAGGPITDAVGFRADASYRRSEGWMDRGDSDALALSGAIRLKPTDTLSITLSHDYSNQNPRTWFGVPLVNGKLDRSLRRNNYNVDDARLRFRDNWSQAKIEWAASDALTIGSTFYHLWANKYWKNAENVTYVPATATSAAKIRQSSFLELYHIQKQTGNRTTANLTHSLGGLENQMVVGFDINRISYKNVSNSGNNATRLVDVNDPASTLFLHQASAPTKPRYTNRIRQYSIFAEDRLQFSEKFSLVGGLRYDRPEITKTDYVNAANNFTSTPDAVTWRVGAVYNPVPTLALYGQYATAADPVGALVSTSVAQSDFDLSTGRQYEAGIKHIFWGARGQWTLAVYDIIKRKLLTSDPLIPTIQVQVGQQSSRGVEASLFLEPIDRLSLTLNGALLRARYDDFAESVGGVLFQRAGNRPSNVATKSANAFVSWSFADDWVVDGGVSYVGKRYQDAANSRVVPAYTLTDAGIRWKFVEGASAAVRVRNIFNEIYARATYGASQWVLGDPRTVEATLHVAF